The Serinus canaria isolate serCan28SL12 chromosome 18, serCan2020, whole genome shotgun sequence region GCCGATCCCGAAGAGCCCGCTGCTCACGTAGTTGCGCCGGAACACCATGGTGCCCAGCCCGGGGCGGTTGAACAAGGAGTCGTGTCCAGAGTCAGTGCTGACCTCTGAGTGGGCTGAGTCCATGTGCAAACCCGGGTCGCTTATGGCACGGGAGACAGTGTCTTCATCTGTGAGGAACATGTCGCGGATATTGCGGCGAGTCCACTCCTTCGGGCTGGCGTACGTGCCCTGCTTCACAAACATGACGTCATTGCCCAGCTGCAGACCAGACAGAGACCGCACGCTTTTCCTGCCATCCTCGTAGATCTTGAATGTCCCGTCCAcctgcttcttcttctctaatttcttttgtattttagtCTTTCCCTTGGCCGTGCCATGGATGGTGGCTTGTGAATATGGCAGGGAAGTCACCATAGACATGTGCTGGAACTTCTTGCTTAAGGTGCTGCTTGAGTAGCTGGAAAAGCTCATTGTATCCGAATTATCTGACATCTCCTTTCTGTACCGTTTCTCCATCCTTTCGTGGTACTTCTTCTGCAGCTTCACACAGTCCTTAATCCTCCTTTCTGCATCCCGAAAGGCCTTGTCCTTCAGTTTGCTCACCAGCTTGGGGTTGAGGTTGCTCTGCTTGGCAGCGATCGAGTCCAGGTACCGCACACACTCCATGTGCCCCTTCATGGCTGCCATGTCCAGTGGGGTGTGGTAATCATTGTCCAGGCACCAGATGTTGGCCCCAAAGGAGatgaggaaggagaggcagtTCAGGTGGCCAttggctgctgccaggtggAGGGGCGTGTTCCCCCAGATGTCACATTTATCTGGATCACCCCTAAACAGCAAGAAAATCAACTGTTTAGCATGCAGGGACTGATGACAGACTTCACTGAgacattcccagctgtgcaggggcaAATCAGCACCATGAACTGTTGTCTCCTTGCTTGAAATATCAAGCTACACACCTAAGGTTcctgcaatttaattttaaaggggTCTTCTGGAGGGGTGTACTACTGACATGGAATCACGTGCCCCACATGCAAGGCTGTGGCAATGTGACTTGGGTTTAGGTCTCAAGAACATGTGTTCCCACATGAAACCAACTTCTGGAGAAAGGCAAGTCAGGTTCTGGATAGCCCAGAACTGAGATAACAGGTCTAATTCCATCTCAGACCTTAAGCTTGTTGTAAAATTTCAAATCTCAAATATCCCATTTAATTCTAGTCAGAGTCTGTCTTCAGAACTTGGCTTCATTCAGACTCTGGGGGGGGCATACCAAAATGCCACATCCCAGGTAGGACACCTTGGGATCCCACCATGAGACAGCCATCCTCAGCAATGGTCCGGAAAGCCCCCAGCTGCCATACCTTCCCACCCAGCTGTTCCTTGGCACCTGGGGAAATCTGTGGCACAAAGAGGAATGTTGGCAGGAGAGGATGAGTGATTTTGCTGTCATTGGCCTCAGCACTGGGGTTTTGAGGGGGATTTTGCTGTACCATGCTTGGTCTCGATAGCACAGCTGGAAGCACACTGGTATTAGCATACCCAGAGAATCCAGTTTCAGAGAAAGTGCAGATTAGGTTTCTGCACTGctcaggagctggcactgccagtaGCATCTCCATTTGCACTGTGCCAGCCCCTGACCCAGCAagctgctggcaggacacaACCACTTGCCTGCATCTCCTGCCTCCTGTGCCAGGACAAACACAAACCTGGGATTCAAGGGAAGTCTGTCCTCCTGACGTTCTTCTGTATTTGTGCTCAGGTGAAACAAGAGAGAGTTCACAcccctgctggcaccagccctCTCCCGAGCTGTGTGCTAATGAcatgcagccagcagcagtatCTGTCAACAGAGCACTCTCCCTCTGTGCACATGGATATGGCAAAGCCTTTTATTAAGGCTGGGCAGCTCCACCACCCTCAGGAGCAACTCCtcgtgggcagcagggctctggcagagctctggctcagcacagctcctgcctgttcccacaccaccctttcagtgagCTCCAGAGGAACTCTGCACTGTTCCTCCTCCACACAGACCTCAGCTCCAGTCCATGGTGACAACAAGAGTGCAGAAAGCAAATCACAAAGAGTTGAAAGTGACCCATCAAAGACCATCAGGTCCAACTCCTTAAATGCATGCTTGAGACCTTCAGCAAGGGTTACTTAACTCTTCGCTGCTTTAGGGTCTGTGATGAcaagagctgggagcagcagagcccagaacCCTCTCCCAAATCCCATGTGCTCTGACCTATGGCTTGTCTGACTTCAAAAAGTCCAAAAACttctccagggaaggagcaggagatcACAGAAGCAGGAGATCAGAGAGGGACTTTGCCCTGCTGCTTTGCACCTTCATCATTTTATGCTATGCCCAAACCCCAGAAACAGCCTCATCCAGCACATTCATACCCACACAGGGACCCCACTGCCTGCTTGGAACACTGTCCAAGGGGCAGCTGAGACAGAGAGGAACTGCCCAGTCAGTGTAATGCCAAGTTTGCAATCCTTAGGCTTTAGAAAAGCAATAAAGCCTGTCCAGAGGTTAAGCTGGAGATTATATGCACCCAGAGCATGAACTTCCTAACTTTACTCCCTGAAAGCTGCTATGAGGTGCACTCAGCTTTCTCTGTGGGAGCATGAACAGCAATGCCATTATAAATGTTTTCACTAAATTTACAGAAACATAGTAAGTACAACCTTGAGCTCATCGGCAAATTCAGCAAGTTAATCAATAGGTTTGAAACTCTgtaaagccaaaaaaacccacaaaccctTCAGGACTTCTGAGCCAGAGCCTTTGACATCTCTTgtagaaggagaaaaaggttTCAAAGATGGGTGATGAGGAGGGGGAAGGCAGGAGATTGAGGAGCCATGAAGccaagaaaaggagagaagggatCTGATAGTACACTGGCAATGCTGAGTTTCCAGGAGCAGTAATTCCCCAGCCCTTGCTTCTACCCTCGTAGTGACATGTCCAGGCTGGGAAATGCATGGGGAGGATAAATATTTGATGAATTGCAAGAGAGGAGTAAATTATTGATGGAGCTGGATTTAAAGAGCCAGTGAACTGTTCCACATGGaactgctggtgctggtggagAGACTCCAGTGCGTGAAgggctgttggtttgttttgtgtgttcTGAAAATAGCACTTGTGTGCCTGTGTGGGCAGGTGAGCCAGGGCACCCCAAGGGTCCCAATGTGTATGTGGACTCATGATGTGGACAGTGACTGAGCAGTGGACTCCCTGGAAACAGTCTTGCTCTCTAAAACAAGTGTGTGGATGCTCAATCCATCAAGTATCTTTTGGAGCCAATTCTCAGGTCTGTCTGGTTCAGGGGGCAGAGGTCAAGGCCAGGGAGCTCTTGGGGGTTTCATATGTGAAAGTCTACTTTCCTCAGAGAGTTAGGGGAAAGAACACCAAAAGCAGCTTTCCCTGGTCATTTCCACTGTCTAGAAAGAAAAGTATTAGAGCAAAATTAGATATCTCAGGCCTTCTGCCCTGTAAATGTCTGCCACAGGCACTAAAAATGCATCAGGAGGAAAGAAGAACGGTGACTTGCAAAGTAGAGATGTTTGATTCAACTCAGATAATAAACATGAGGCCCTCCCTCTGGCAGGTGTCTGTCTGAGCAAAACTTCACCTCCGGGGTGCTGCACATGAGGAGATGCTGACTGCAGGGTCACTAAGTGGGAACATATTTTAATAACAGGTGTAAAGTGCAGTACTTCTCAGCTTCGAAACGTTTTTGAGCATTTAGTCAACTCCTGTAATAATCATTATTAAAACACTGTTAATTGGGCCCCTTAGGTGGACATGTGCATCTCTTGAGTCACTGTGTTTGCACCATGACATGCATGCTCACTCCcttcctgctggttttccccTCTGCTTCTCCCATAGGATTCCAATTagctggggaatccagtggCACTTACATATGTTCTTCCCTGGCCACGTGTGTGAAGTTCCTCCGATAGCAAAGGGCTGGCTCACCCTTGGCTCATGGGTGTGTGTGAGATATTGGGCCCTCAGACCAGGAGCCAACTGGGTGCAGAGTGTCTCTGCTCCCATGAAATGGTTTTGGATAAaggaagagtgaaaaaaatactttatggCTTGAGGAACAATCCTCACTACCTTCAGCATAGTCAGTCAGGGCAATGATCCAAGCAAAACctagaaaagagcagaaaagatgAGGTTttgggctcagagcagagctttggGTCCTGTACACAAGTTTTCCCCAGGTAGTGGTAGGCCAAGGACTCAGTTGTCCTGCAGgttaaaatccccaaaaatccagCAGAGATGCTGTAGATGTGGGTCATGCCAGGGCTCTCTGCCTCTCGTCCCAGCAGAAAGCCAGGCTGGCAGTTCCTGTCCAGGTGACTGTttgtgctggggcagtgcccagggccatATCTCCTGGTTCAGCACCTCAACGTGCCCAGGGCTCACCCTCACTCCTAGCAGCTGGCTCAGGTGCCGGAAGCCACGGAGCTGCAACAGTGCCCCACCCTGCTCCTTCACCTTCCCAGCAGGTCATCACCCTGGGAAGGTCCCCAccaacacagccaggctgccccGGCCCCAACGTGGCCTCCAGCACTGTGGGTGCAGAGGGTGCACATACATCACCTTCACGTGCCTTTGCTGCAACCTCTGCTTCAGCCCTGCTTGGCTGGGGTGCTGTGATGCCCTCAAGCAGCCTGGCTGATGTCAGGAGCCACCATCACCCCCAAAGCATGGCTGAGCCACTTGTCCCCTCTGCCACTGACATCCAAAGTATCTGTGCCCCCTGTTTTTGTAAGGGAAGATGAGGACCAGCTCTGTTGGGTGACAAAGCTGAGCAAGGACCTGCAGACACATCCACACTTCTCCTGCTGTCCACTCCAAGCAAGTCCTTGGCTGATCCCAGGAAAGGCCCCCAGACCTGCCTATAACTGGAGCTGGACTGGTGCctgccactgccacagcagTGCCTAACGAACCACACTGAAGAATTACTGTGTCTGAAAAGTTGCAATGCTAAATGCCAGCTAGCCTGCCTCTTCCCAGCCATCATGTTAATTGAGTTTGTTTTCCTCACTGGAGCCTGgccaggaggaagaaaaaggctttttgtgTGGCAAACAAGAAGGATGAGCTACTGCTGATCCCTCCATCCCAAACTATCTCTCTGTTGCAAAGAGtgcacagaggcacagacaCATCACCAGCTGGTAAAGGCAGCACAGTAAGCCTATTTCATTACCCTTTCCATGTTGTTTGGGGCAACAAGCTTCCCTCAAGGATCTACCAAAGgatttctttccccctccttgTTCCAGCCTGACACCACAATCTGCTGAACACATGTGGATGAAATTCCTTCACTGTGGACAGAACCTAGATGTGTCCATCAGCCTGGCACAACCATTAGAGCCATGATTTTggcccccaggagctgcctcccacagccctgctttcTCAGAGTCCCTCTGGCTACCCTCACCAGGGGCATTTCATAGCACTCAATGTCCCATCTTGTTTGGGGACTGGTGCAACTGCCCAGCACTGGCAAGGAGATTTTGGTGTTTCTTGCTGTCCCAGGACTCCCCATCATGCTCTGTGCTTTGACATCCCTATGCAACCCAGATGGAGGCTCACCAACCCCCTCAGACCCTGAAGATGcctcccaccccatcccaaAGCCTTCACTCCCCCAGACGCTGCTCCATCTCACAGTCCCACACTCCCATCTTGTAATGCAGGGCTCTCTGAACCAAAGGAGGAATATTTTGGCAGCAGAGGCTAGAAAGCAATTCTCTGACATTTTGGGATACTCAGGGGTACCCCCTCTTGCCTCACAGTGGTTATAGTGCAGTTGTAATAGTAACATATATAACACAGCATTTTCATCCCTGAGCAAAGCTTAAATATTGTGGCACATCATCCTGGGCACTGGCAGAAAATTACAGGGTCTGCCCTCAGGCTCTCCTGGGTCTTGCACAATTCCACCTCTCGCAcccttgtccccaggctgggtcTTTCCTGCCTTTGGCAGACCCAAAGCCAGCTCCAAGTAGCAAGGGTATGCCTGCCTCCTTGCCAACCACTTTGCTGGTCTCTCTGTGGCCCTGGGCAAGGATCTGACACTTGGAGATGAATGCACAAATGCAAACACATCCTGCAGTCCCACAGCCACACACCTTGCTCCACCATCCATCATGTAAAGGGCACTGGGCTTTTGCCAGGCTATTTTCCTTGTCAGGAACAAATGTATATTAGGTTGTTAATTAAACAGCAGCCAAGCTGCACTTGAAAACGATTTGAGCCCACAAGGACCTTTTAATCCAATGTTAGTTTATAAAAGCATCCCTTGGGCTTTGTGGAGAGGCAGAAACTGCTGGCTTGGATGGGGGTTGGCAGGGAagcagtggtgctgcagggTGCCCTGTGATGGAGATGAGCAATATGAGGAGGTACAGTGATAAAAAGAGATTATAAAGTCAGTCCAAAAGACTTTGCCTTTCTGGAGGGGCATTCATCCACAGCTTGGGCCTTCCAGGCTGACTTTTTGGCCACCAGAGTCTTTGGAACCATTTTTAACTTCAGGCTCTCATCCCCTGAGCATTCCTCCCATgtctggctctggctctggctaGCAATTCCTGTCCTGACAGGAGCTCTGGACAGGTTTTTGCTGAGTAAAGTCTTTCATGGGAAGTACACAGAGAGTCACAGAGCCCCACCCTGGGAAGCATCACAGAGCTCTCAGCCCAGGACCCTCTCTGGATGCTCCACTCAGAGCACTGTCTTGCTCTCTCCCTTCCAAACGCAGAAATAATCTTTTCCTGAACACCCTCCTACTGCATCAGAATTTCTCAAAGCCACTGTGAACACAGCCTTCAGTTGAGGATCTGAAAGGAAATGATTGACAGTGAAAGGACAACAATGGATGGAGGAGCTTTGCCTGTGAGCGCAGCTGAGGTGCAGGCTGAATGTTTTGCACAAGCAAACCAGAGTATCAGGAAATGGCAAAAGCCAAGGAACAGGTGCAGTGGAGATGTGTCTGGTCAGGTAAAAGAGCTGCTAACACAGCCCAGAGTggacaaaaaaatccctgcatGGGAACTGACAGGCCAACCAAGCCTAATGTGGAGAAGTAAAGCCCTTCCAAAGAGGTGTAATGTCCATCCAAGCTGCTCACCTCAGTACCATCCCACAAGATTAGAAgtacaaaaatcaaaatcagcACAAGGCAGAAGCCACTCTAGCTTGGATGGCTTTAAAAGAGGTGCTCAGAAGAGCTActggagcagaaggaagcaCTGGGACGTGTTTTTGGGGGGGTTAGTAAGAACTGGAGAGTCACAGACTGCCCCAGAGGGAGCTAGGAATGGCAGGTCTTGCTTTAGCACAGACCTTGTGTGGTTCCCCCAACACTGTGTAAATCCCTCCAGTCTGACAAGTCCCCTTAATCCCACTCCCACCTCTCCACCATATCCACATGTAGGAAGCCAGAACTCATAAGATTTGGCAGCCCAGGGTGAGGTACAGAGAGACAGACCAGTATGGAGCAGGCCCTGTGGGGAGATTAAGTTTAAAGAAATCTGCTCTTGGAAAACCTGAATTTCCCAGGCTCCAAGTGTACaacaagctgcccagggatCACATACTGAGACCCTGCTTTGGGTAAAGCAGACAAGTGCCACACACTGCCAGCTGGCACTGCATGCATCCCTCTGTGAGCATTCTTGGGACAGAGGGAGCAGTTATTTTCTCTACCTCCTCActtaaaagggtttttttcacatcaGCAGCACAATGTGTTTATCCTTACAGATCCTGTAAAAGATTACAAAGCACTTGGAAAGGGGAACTCATCCCTATCCAGGGTGCTGCAAGCAGGCTGGGGGTAGGAGCACTTAGAGagtcagaggagctgggaaaacaCAGAACAGTTTTCAGGAGTGTTGGATTAGATTCAAAgcacaaacaaagaaaaggaacagtAGGGAGGACAGGAGTAAGGGTCTTATAGGGAGAAGCCATAATTTTGTGGGGCACACTGACCTGTGAGCAgagaagggggaagaaagggggtCCCAGCTACTCTGCTCCGCCGACCAGCGCCGTGCCCTGGCCAACACTCACCCTCTGCTGACAATGAGGCGCAGGGCGTCCAGGTTGCCGTGGTAGGCAGCCCATAGGGTCGGGGTCATGCCATCCTCATCTGGCGAGTTCAGGTCCTTCTTGGTGGCTTCCTTCAGCAGGTCCAGGTAGCCGTCCCGGGCGGCTCGGTGGTACTGATCATTCATGGTGCGAAGGGGTCCCTGGGCCAGCACATGGGTGCCCAGGGGGTCCAAAGCATAGGCACGGAGgcggggcagggcagctgccaggagggcCCCACTCGCCTCGCACAGCTCCGCGTACCGGGACACCTGAGAAGTCCTGGCCGAGCAGGCAGGAGTGGTTCCAagcccagccagccaggctCCACAGCGCTTCCCCTGGGTCCTAAGCATCCTCCGGCCCCGGCGGCTCCTTGGAACACCCACCAGCTCCACGGCACATTAAAAGCTCCAATTAAAGAGCATGGCTCTGTTGGGCTCAGCACGGGCTCACAGCAACATTTCACCAGGTTTACGTGtccccaaagcagagcaggctgtCAGACAGGCTGCTGGGTTGTATCCTGCCCAACATGCCCCTATTCCATAGCTACCCCATCTCAAGCAAGGGGCAGCAGTAGCCAGAGGAAGAGTGGGTCAGAGAAGCATAAGCCCCCGTGGCCTCCACTCGCAGCCCTGTCAGAGCAGGGACCTAGATGGATAATCCTGCTGT contains the following coding sequences:
- the USH1G gene encoding pre-mRNA splicing regulator USH1G isoform X2, giving the protein MLRTQGKRCGAWLAGLGTTPACSARTSQVSRYAELCEASGALLAAALPRLRAYALDPLGTHVLAQGPLRTMNDQYHRAARDGYLDLLKEATKKDLNSPDEDGMTPTLWAAYHGNLDALRLIVSRGGDPDKCDIWGNTPLHLAAANGHLNCLSFLISFGANIWCLDNDYHTPLDMAAMKGHMECVRYLDSIAAKQSNLNPKLVSKLKDKAFRDAERRIKDCVKLQKKYHERMEKRYRKEMSDNSDTMSFSSYSSSTLSKKFQHMSMVTSLPYSQATIHGTAKGKTKIQKKLEKKKQVDGTFKIYEDGRKSVRSLSGLQLGNDVMFVKQGTYASPKEWTRRNIRDMFLTDEDTVSRAISDPGLHMDSAHSEVSTDSGHDSLFNRPGLGTMVFRRNYVSSGLFGIGREDGGALGEDGADGMGIRLRSRLQRSPSLNDSIGSANSLQERNAEELPWDEVELGLDDDDEPDTSPLETFLASLHMFEFISILKKEKIDLEALMLCSDHDLKSINIPLGPRKKIVDAIQRRRQTLEKPDVIVDTEL